The Cicer arietinum cultivar CDC Frontier isolate Library 1 unplaced genomic scaffold, Cicar.CDCFrontier_v2.0 Ca_scaffold_5645_v2.0, whole genome shotgun sequence DNA window AATTCAAACCAAGTCTCCTCATTAAATTAGCCACCTATAATAATTTGTCTACATCCCAAATCCAGATCCAAAAGCAGAAGCAGAAGTACTAGTCTCACCAGTACTTGCATTTCCTCTTTTGGGAACAAACTTTCTAGCCCAAACATGTTTCCCATTAATTGAAAACTTGACTTTACTAGCCCCTCTCAAAATCATATCAATAGTATTCACCTTATGAAAAACAATCCTCGCAAAAAGTGCTTGTTCATTTCCTGCCACTTCCTGCATAAACAAAGCCTCAATACAATCGCCATAAGCCATTGTAAAAAACTCTCTCACTTCCCATTCTTCCACACGATACCCTTTTGAAAATGTCACAAACAATGTCCTATCATCCGCTGGTACTACTACTACTACACGCCCCTGTTGTTGCACTTGCACCCCTGCACCAACACCAATATTGTTTCCTACTGCAGCGCCCAGTCTCTGACTTGGCGCTGCAATGGAACCAAACCAGAAATTATTGTTCTCCACCATTCTCTCCGCCGCGTTCCTCATCATGGCTTGTTGCATGATGTCGCTAAACGCTCTTAAACAAATTTCTTGTCCTATTCTCGACATCCCTTCTTTTGCTTCGACGCGATTTTCGTCAAAGAACTTCAACGAGATTTCCTTGTCCATTAGGCTTTGAAGAAGAGGAATGTCATTGGCTTCAGAAAATGATGATGACACTGCTATTAAATTGTTAACACAAGTGAGACATATTAGAGATTCATCAGCAACTTCATTGATCAAGATAATAGGTAAagacatgattttttttataatgttgcgAAAACCAACTTTTTCTAACCAAAGCCACATAGAAAGCATATGAATGGATTCTGATGGGTCACGTGAAAGGTTGATGACAAGGATTCTGTAGAGGTCTCTGTCCATTTTGTGGAACAGAAGAAAATCCTCTTGGGAAGTGAAAAAGGGAGAAGAAGAATCcatggaagaaaaataaaagaaaaaaaaaacagtgatATGTTTCAAATTGGGAAAGTTTTGATGTATAAATAGTAGAAGGAAATGAAAGGGTATATGTATGAGTCACGACTATTGGTCACATGAGACATGTTCATATGCATGGAGAGACGTGTTTTGTGAGTGTTTGTGATTATGAGTGGGTTTATGTTATGAAACTTTGAAGTGTAATCATTACGGAAAAAAATCAGTTATcggtttcttttttttttttacaaaacacCCTTATAggtttgatatatattatagaaTAGAAATGAGAAGAATGTGAAGTATACCGTTACAAAAAAACAGATTAAGAAAATCTGATTATTCTCAGGTTTAGTTGTTGTGATTGAGTGCAAATATCACATACTACTCTatctatcttaaaatataagtaaaatgtaaaatttgatcTAAGAAAACTGtgatacatcaatttttttgattttatatttatattttgagattaaatatatatatatatataatatcaaggTAGAAAACCGTGAAGATTGTTACATATTTGAAGTGTTTGGATACTTTCTCAACAATTGCACCATACATATATATTGTACTCGTTGGAtctaacttaaaaatatttcttaaatcCAGTAATCTAGACCAGTGTAATCATTGTAGTTCAAAATggacattttttttgttttagtaaaCAAAAATGAGCAATTATATACATTCGTtgaaaattgatataaaaactatatttatttaattaaataaacttgtAGAATTAtgtgtgttattttttttatagttatagGTCAAAACCTATGGAAAATAAACTTGTTAATTTTAAACTGATGTGAGAAATATAGACTTAAAAAAAGCCATAGTAATGATATGATAGTTTGAGGGATTAGTTGTGCCCCTTTCACACAATCCTGCATTGGCAGATTCAACAAGTCACTAGCAGCGTGAACAATGCAATACA harbors:
- the LOC101489950 gene encoding uncharacterized protein, with translation MDSSSPFFTSQEDFLLFHKMDRDLYRILVINLSRDPSESIHMLSMWLWLEKVGFRNIIKKIMSLPIILINEVADESLICLTCVNNLIAVSSSFSEANDIPLLQSLMDKEISLKFFDENRVEAKEGMSRIGQEICLRAFSDIMQQAMMRNAAERMVENNNFWFGSIAAPSQRLGAAVGNNIGVGAGVQVQQQGRVVVVVPADDRTLFVTFSKGYRVEEWEVREFFTMAYGDCIEALFMQEVAGNEQALFARIVFHKVNTIDMILRGASKVKFSINGKHVWARKFVPKRGNASTGETSTSASAFGSGFGM